The segment AGCATTTTGGCGGCGGCGCGCATTCGCTTGTCGGTCGCCACAACTTCGGTTTCGCCTGCGGCTCGCGCTGATGCCAGGTGGAGGGCGTCAAGCGTGCGGAGTGGTATGAGTGGCATTTGCTGATAACAGAGCCGCAAAACCTGCCCGTATTCATTTTCCAAATCCGCGCCCAGTTCGATGATCCTGACTTCACCCGCCGCCACATCGTGCAGCAATTCGCTGTACAGGGTTGGCGCGGTGCCCGGTTGCAGCGTGCCTTCGGCTTCCTTGCGACGAAAGGTGGCCAGCGCTTCGTAAATGGTAATTCGCGAGGTAACCAATCCGCTCGAAGAATTCAGGGTGTACGCTTCAAACGCCGGAGAATCCATCTCCTGCGCGTAAAGTTTTACCAGCGTGGATGTGTCCCAATAGCTCATTCAACCTCGCTCGGAACGCAGATCGTCAAGAATTTGTTCGGTGGTGGGAGTCTGCTTGCCGGTGGCAGTGGTCGCACGTAATCGCGCCAGCTTGGCGAGCCAG is part of the Verrucomicrobiota bacterium genome and harbors:
- a CDS encoding type II toxin-antitoxin system VapC family toxin, which translates into the protein MSYWDTSTLVKLYAQEMDSPAFEAYTLNSSSGLVTSRITIYEALATFRRKEAEGTLQPGTAPTLYSELLHDVAAGEVRIIELGADLENEYGQVLRLCYQQMPLIPLRTLDALHLASARAAGETEVVATDKRMRAAAKMLGFSLFPA